The DNA segment GTAGTCAGATGGTGCAAGGTCATGGCTATATGgtagatgcatcaaaacttcccagctaAGCTCTCCctgtttttgccgagtcatcaaaggtgtgtgtggtctagcgttgtcctgatgggagacgaagccctttcggttgatcagttctggcctttcttttcgattgcttgcatctcaacagttgttgacagtaaaatgtaggaTCAATCgcagtggatgattcctttccaatcctaTGAAAAACTCAGCATAATCTTTCGTGGCGTCAATTTGGCTTTGTGACCATTTTTTGAGCTTCACCCCCCTTGGACCATGATCtctttcgcacattattgtcgtatttcaTCCACTTTCCGTCTCCTGTtgccattcgcttcagaaattaTTCGATTTCAtctcgtttcagcaaagaatcgcaaatgtcaattcggtccattaaatagTTCCACAGATAagtcatgtggtacccaaacatcgagcttctttttgtagccagtcttttgacttttttaagtggttcaaaaccgtttgatgatgaatgttaagttctttaTCGATATCATGGCAGCTTATGTGAAGGTCCTGgccaatttttttccataatttcatcgacttctTCAAATACATGAACTGATATAGCATCGTTtccgtaaactttacaaatctcattggtggcttgcgtagcattcttccctttattatacaaaaatttcaaaatatagcgatttttttcattattttcactaatttttgaacatctGTACCTTTTATCAACTTgcccgaatttaattttaaatgaagcttaaaatctcacctttccaacactatatgacacaatgtgattggtattGACAAATACCCAATATATACACTGGGTATAAGCCTCGGCTGTGTCGGTGCCGTCAGTTAATGACCTTCAATGGCAAGTTCACCGAAGCGCATTTTTCAGTTTCGACAATAGAAAATAGACACATATAGCCAAAGCTCACGATTTTGGTGCCTGAGCCATGACTCAATCAAAAGGCCAACGAAAATCACCTTGATTTTTCACCGACTTTcacgtgttttttttatttcagcttATTTTTGAAGCGCCATTCCAATTTCGTTGTAATATTAACGTTTCGTCACCGGTAATGAGTGTTATGCCCACAGTTACGTGTTCAAGCATCTCTTCGACCTCTGCGCGGAAAGCAAAAGATTTAAGCCATTatcataatttattgttttttgcactttttcgaTGTTGAGGTTTTTAAGAGAGGTAGATGGACGACTCCCATGGGGGAAGTTTTCGTTAACTTCGACTTTCTGCTACTCAAATAGTTGCAATCGTGATAAACTAGATCTCCTGAACATATCTTCAACAAAATTAcaagctaaaattttttaaagtttttccaatgaaaaatatgaaagacaaactttgtgaaaaaaatatttacaaatttctgtaaaatttcataagatgttatttttgtttttatttaacaaagaaaacttaataaaaagtttaatttattaaattttaaaaatttaataaaaaaaacttactaaCAACCGGAACCTGACACCCAAATCTACTGTTTGATACAAAGATAGCGAATCCTTTAGATAATAATTGTCTgtgtttttttcactttattattcTATGTTTTTGCACACGTTTGTAATCGCCATTTCAAAACACTTTCGACACAAAAAATCGCATGTATTCGGTTATAGTCGTTCTTTCAGTTTCAAGTAAGAgaagaagtatgtatgtatgtatgctcgaGCCACAAATAATTGCACAGCACGCACATAACTCATCGAGAAATTTAATTACTCTTTTGCCAACGTATTCATTACATAATGATTCCATCTATTCgttaaacattttcgaaaaagaTTCCCACTTGACACTTACCATTTGCCATTTTTATCGATAAAACATTGAAACTCTATCTAAATACAATACTAatcaacaaatttaattttagaacttataaaatcaaaataaatgcaaGTACATGCAcatctaagtatgtatgtaattatctCTATTTAATTAAACACAAACAGCCCTAAATATGAGTTATTAAAAATAccaatatttattgaatataattaaGAAGTATTTCATAACAATTTATGGCAGTTCACTAATAAGTTAAAATCTTCTTACTTTGTCTTTTCTGTAAACAAAAATCGCGTGCAACGAAATCTTTGACCAAACCGTTTGGACTTTCGCCGTTGTTTTGGTGTGTTTCTGCATGATATGCGCGCCAAAAAGGTACCACACAAGCGCCCGAGGAGGATCACGGCGTTCTAATTATAATAACACTAATCGTCGTCTCGTTCCTAATCTGTCTCCTATGCACACTCTGTCACTCCAAAAGAAAACGTAGAGCGCATGTGCGCCAACTGGGCCTGCATCGCAATGCGCACTACGATTCACAAACCAGCGCAACTGGTAAGTTCGACTCATGCACGTGCTGCGAATGATATCTTACTTGATGTTGTACTTAATTTCAAAACGgttaattttgttgtatttgtattttcagtttttaaaaaattttagtcaaTCTACACaccttattttcacattttcttggTTATGAATTTTGTCACATTAACAGGTAATGTCCAAAACTTAAAACATCCTTTGAGATTTCGCCCGTCAAGTTATAATGTGTTTTTGAAATAAGGGTTAATTATAATAAGATATAGTAAGTTTGCAACaaagcttgtaacacccagaaggaatcttCCGAGATCATATGACTCGATTTAAGCGTCTGTCTTTCCGCAGTCTGCCGCTTCTGTATATGCTCGAGTTAGTCTctgagtttttaagatatcgatctgaaatttataTACGACTTTTAGTCCTCTAGATGCAGCCCATTTTGCAGAAATTGTTCATTTTGGATCActatattaggtagtcgaaaaagtcttttcgtatttttaatcaaacttcaacttatttttttatatttatactaataaataaataaacaaatatgtaacattttggtcgaccactttttgccatttttccgctagagacattattccatcagtgtaaatcgaaatttcgaaatttccagaacggaagcgagcgaaccattgttgtgctacatgaaATGATACagcaaatttcattggtggcttgcgtggcattcttcccttttttatacaaaaatttaaaaatatagtgaatttcttcattgttttcactcatttttgaagcgctgtaacttttttttaacttccccaaattttaatttttttggttaaatgaagcttaaaatctctcCTTTCTAACACTATACGGTATAACACAATGTGCACTTGAGATATATGCAGCAACGACATCTCTTGAcagaatacgaaaagactttttcgacttccaatattatatagctgtcatataaacgcAATGTTTTGACAGGACCAaaccgatcgaaatcaagataaagatcttttgaTACTATTTCACGCTAAAAGAAACGAACCAGTGAAGAATATGATAGCTTCGATGcagttgaaattaaattttttgcgtttttctttttaatttccgACGCATATGTGCACTTAAAACCATTTATTTTTCGACTCTAATTTAAACTTGGCAACTTTCTATCAATTTCTTATATATAAAGCAGTTCACCCTCTCTATTCTGTTAATACCGCAAGATATAAATAAATGGTTAAATAAAAGCACTGAAAGCTAAGAATTTAGTATGATGTTTCCCCATCAAGtttgtgtcttaagtcttttgatTGCGCCAATAAAATAACACCTTACCTACGGTAGCTTTATCAACAACAAAGAAGTCATCACTTTTCGTACAATGAATACTTATTTTCTTTGCcagttaaatattatttaattcattttctgCTAACCCTCTTATattttgctgaacttaacaaaatatgtatagtaattatatatatCGCACATTTATAACGcatatataaatgttatatCTCTCCGCTCCGCACAATCGCGACAGGTTTGAGTTCCAGCCGACGGCATTTGCAAGGCGGTGCGAGCATATCGGGTAGTCTGCATGGCATCAATAGCGGTTCATTGATGATACCACCAGCGCCCCTGCCACCCACCAGCGTACCACCACCGCCGCACATCTGCATTGCAGGCGTCGACGGCCTCAGCGCGGGCATACTAATAAACGACGACGACGGCCTGGACGATGACGACGAAATCGATCTGGACAATGTGCAGCATGAGATATTCATTAACGACGTACGATTCGACGATGAGGAGAACCACTTGGAGCAAATGCATCATTTGGAAAGCGTTTAACAATTGGCGAAGGTTTTGGGCGGCAGTAGAGGCGTTATCCCATTGTTGCAACAATATGCGGCATTTTATAGGAATTTACAAGCATAGGAACAGatttaatttacaataataaGCATTAATGAATAATAGCGAAAACATTAGTAATAATAGTTGTACGAGTACATCATTAAGTCAGGTTTTTAATAACagaataaatcaataaaatctaATTCCCAGCAATTAATATGAAGTTTGAagcaattaacaacaaaaagttacaagaaataatatgaaagaaaGAAAGTGCAGCAATTGTGTTGAAAACGCCAATGGTTCGGAGAAGTCAATGTTAGTGAGGACTGAAGCAATCTGTCAGAAAGTATGAAAACGAGAGTCACTAAGAGAAGAGACGCAGAGTTTTTCTCTTTAAATATTAAGGGAATATAAGACGCGAAAAACGATTGGGTTTAGACTGGGTTTGACGGTATTTTActgacttttttttatttttgagaaaaaaaatcgaataaaaataatatatacatacatatttgtgtcCACGCGACATTTGGAAGATCACCTAAAACAACttgttgtaaaataatttccataaatttaatatttaatagttAACAGTACTGCGAATGGTAGGAAGCGAGATAGCATTTTGACAAAGCTTTTTATTGTGAAAAGTAGTGAACTTAAGGCGAAATTGAAACGAGAGAAAAatctaaaatgaaataaattgaaaactaatggtaaaaaaaaacaaccaaaacaaaaagaacaaatcATAAAAAGGCTCATTAGAGATAATTAAAGaataagttatatataaaaCAGCATAAAATAGTAAACGAAAATAAAACGGTAAATCTCATTCAAAGTGAATTCATggcgaaaaacaaaatattgttgatttttatatttgatacgATTTAGAAGcattatacatttattattcGTAAGACCGCAGCCACATTGACCggtaaacaacaataacagcaacgcATATACTACGTGTTTCAATTCTGTTAACGACAAACACACGCACCCATAATAAGTACGAAAGTTGAGACCACAAACAGCACACAATTGACTCAAAAAATCACACATTCTAACTCTTTTCTACACTCGTTCTGTATCTTTTTCAACACTCATTCCCTCATCAAGCCGCTCGAGACACTTTCACGCAAACACAAAGTACGCGTACGCGAAGAATGAAGCAGCATGCCACATCAATAATAATGATTCTAAAATGTGCTCAATACGTTagtaaatatacaataaaaacaatacgtACGAGTCTTATTGcgagtaaataaacaaaataaataaataaatagcatacatatttaagtacatacatacatacatacaaatttgatagtaaaatgccataaaaacaaacataaaaagcGTAACAAACGTCAAACGCTCATACATAATACCTTTTTGATGGCAATATTGCGTATTTATTACGGTAAAAAACTACGAATGTGACCACAAACCGACAACAGACGAGTTGCTGCTCAGCCGTCGTGCTACTAcactgaataataataataatcaattagTGACTATCAAAACTGCATCTTCcaaaataagtaattaaataacaaaatactaaggcacttaaatataaaaatatatattatataatgagATCTTTACCTTGGACACTGGCATTAGGTAAAACAAAgataaacatttattaaacGAAAGCATAATAGTGAAAATGCGTATAAAAAGGGATTGTAGCAAATTTGATATTGAGATTGAGTAACGCGATTGTTGGCAGACAAAGAACGGATATGCATATATTGAAAGGTTTAAAGAGCCTttacttatattaaattatgggaaaatttttatataattattttttttttattatatattatttttaattttattttttttaattttttttatttttttagatgtgttaagaatataaataaacgacaaattttaaaacaagtttttgttttagctTACATTTCTTGCTAATGAAGTTCGTTAACTCTGCTATGAAGAAGAATGAAGTTCCAAAGCTGGAAATTCGATAAtcagaaaacatgaaaaaataaataaaatttaattcgcaATATTTTCGCTGAAACATTTTGCTTAATTATAGAAAaagatgtttttattttgttcgaattgatttttaatagttttgtacTCGTTTTCATTCGTGTGTACTCGCATATGCAAACTGCAGACACAGCGCGCagtggaaaaaaatgtaaaatcgtGTTGAAAGGCAAAAAAATGAAGAAGCAACTAAAAAATATCAGTTTCGCCTAGAATTAAGATTAATGAATGCAACTAAAgttaaacactaaattaaatgttggtagtaaatttaaagaaaaaaactaaataaactaGAAGTAAAACCATGATTAAACGAAGCAAAgagttgaaaattaattaaaaagaattaaatgaattgtagttataattattaaaaatgcacGAAGGCAATGTTAAAGAAAAATGCTTAATTAGACACAAATGTattcattaaatgaaaactgaacgatataatataaaatgagATCATTAGAGGTATGGAGAAATAATTTCTAAATGAATTTGAACCAAACtacttacacacacaaacacaagtgAAAACACCGAACatgatacacatacatacatatttaaacgcAAGTTAACCTTTGGAGCACATTTATTTGAAGGAAAATATCTTAAAGTGCttataaacatttttgctttttaccctaccatattttcaaaaattgtaaaagcttCACAAGCGCCGTCTTATGAATTTTtgataacaacaataattttttttttttaattttttgtcaaaatcgtCAATCCTCACTTTTTTCCAACTAAAAGTTGGATATTTTCATGAACATAATTACTtccgcacacatgcacacttacacacacacatatacatacataactgcaTGAAacattgaaaactaaaaaatgttattaaaaaaagtatttattaaaaaaatagataaaagtaTTGGTTTCATAGCGCACGTAcgttttacaacaacaacaacaacaaaatcaataaataagtGATGTTAAAAATGTTTACGAAATTAACGAAGAAAATTAATGCTAAATAGGGTTAaagtattgaaattaaaaacgtcaaaatttaattaagaaagcaaatcaaattaattaaatgtaataaaataagtatttgcatacatatattatgtaacACTGCGAATTGCATAAAAAACATATACCCTTGTTGAAAAAAGCTGACAAAATAACATAAACAAggcataatacatatgtattggctcaacatttttttttaaactgcgttttgaaaaccaaatttttttatgaaactgTTAATTTCTCTGCGCAAAAAGGTGAATAACTTTATTTGCAAACATCTGAAAGCCAACACTAACATAACTATGCAGAATATGCAGAAAAGTTGTGAAATATAACAGTAAAAATGCAAGCTAAATGAAATAGTCGTAGCAATATCTAAACAAGGGTATTTAAAAACAAGCATTAAAACGATCgagaatcaaaaatattaactaaaaggttattaaaattaaaaataaaactgtttatcaaataaaaatgagaaagcGCAGTAAAACACAGCTTCGAAAGTAGCAAAATGAAGTGTCAGAGTAGGGGAGGGACGCACGCTCCCCAAAGTAAACAATTGAAtgttaacattaaatataaaaacgatACATCAAATATGGCAACAAGCATGGATGCAAGCATAACATAACACAACACAAGTATATCgtaatgtaaaattataaaagaataatatgcGTTAGGTTAAAAGTTCACACAATAAAGagcagacagacaaacagaaATATGTTGTTGAAAAAAGAAATCGAGCAAAACATTTTAATgcattgtaataaaaaattgaaacacagcaaaaattgtttgaaatacacacatacatacatattaaactcaaacaaaaaactcaaaaaaaaaaaaaacaaaaaaggaaacaaaaacaaaaacgtaaacAAATATTGATTAGATTGTGTAAGAGAACGCGTAATTTTTAGTGTGTTTAAttcaaagcaaatacaaaacaacaaaaaaaaactcaataataaaaacaaaaccacaaaaaaagaaacacattCCCAACACCGTTGGCTGGGAACTGAAGCATCAAAGTAAATAacaaagaaatgaaagaaacccTTTTGTGTCttgttaattattattgtatttctCTGTATGTGTAAAGAGAGCGTACGCGATTATTACGTTACTTCTTACGTTATTTGCATTAATTATACAATTAGTTACTTGTTATGTATacaaacaacgacaacaacaataatgaaaatacaCTAAATGAAGCATGCTTGCTTACACCCtcacatcacacacacacacacacacacacatacgcaaaatatataaatacaaaataacagtaaaatacTTTAGTTAGACACTGAAAAATGCAGCAAGTACTCGTTATCAAttccaaaatataataaaagtagtAATTTGTCAAGTGCAGTGCAAGCTACAGACACCCTGTATATTGTGTTTTACGCAGCTATAATGATAGTCACAAGTAAATTTAACAGTAACAGTATAAGCACATACTTACATGCCCACAAACAAGCATTTGCCTtagttatttaaattaattatacagATTAATCGATAACTGCATATATCGATGTTGATCGAACCCATATTTTATACGTGAACGTACACGCACGCAttcaaacaacaataaacaaatgtatacaatgctatcattattattatgattatgattgttattattattattattattattattactattattatatttatgtaaatgcaaTGTTTATCTacgcaaatatttaatatgtatgtaataaccAACTGGAGGATGCATTATATTTGGTTAGTTTATGGTATGCATTGTTCAGATATTTTTATAACCCATTGTATTTTGTTAGTaaaagtatttacatacatatgtatatgcataaccATTCGTTTCAACAGCCAATGGCTCAATGTTGTCAACTAAGCATTCATGTTATGTATTAGCAGCTATGTCAATCTAATTTAAGTCTTATTGTAATcggttgaaataaaattttattgaaatacaaaTACGCTGCTATGTTGGTGTATATTCATTATACatgtacaaattttattggaaggGTCTATTTGTAAGTAAGCTGAATGAGaagcaattaatttttagtatcCTCCTTAGTCGGGAAATATTTTAGCCGGCTTTGCTCCAGTTAAGGATTAAATCCACTTGACAATTTcacaaattcgatttttttgcatacttttagatatcgaatgtacatacatacatacagatatatttCTAAACATTCTCCGAAAATTTCAAGTCATACCGGAAATAGTTTCGCATGCAAGAATTTAAATTGCTGTAATCGGCTCCGACAACTTGAAACGTCttgtttgatatacatatttgacaGTTAATAATCCAAAGGAtatgatttttgataaaatatttttaacgccACTCTGAAGTGCTAATTTTTTCAGaaacaattacatttttttgggAAGCCGTTATATTaacacaaatcaaaattttgactagcCCTTCGATCATTTTCATCGATaccattaatatatatttttctgttttttggtttttggttttaagaTAATTTGATCAGTGGACTACGGGATCAAGGACTTGCAACTGGATATAAGTAGACGCAAGTGTCTCTATAGTTAAGAACATATATTTCTCATCAGATATATATGTATCATGACTTTTTTAATACTGTTTATAAAAACATCTTAACTCCCTTAAAGATTTCAAAGTAACCTTCAATTACTTCTATAATGTTGCTGTGGGACTTTCACTAATTTTACATATTGGTTTTGTGGTACCATTTTCATACCGAAAGTAaaggaaatttcaaattacatatgtatataattggaTAATGCTAACTGCTTAATACATATCCCCCTAAAAATGTTACAAAGGTATGATTTCTCAGAGGGTAAAAAGCCAATGCAACCGAACTTCAATTTAGCTTGGAAGAAATTTAAGATGCATGTTTACAAGTATGAGCTTTTATTACTATCTAGCAGTCATacaattttagtatttaattaGATAATAAAGTATGGAGTGTATATAAGTATGGATATGAACGGTGTTTGTATCGTAATGCCATTTTAGGAAAGCGACTGTTTAATAGAAATGGTTGAATAATTTAGCAGCTTTGAGCAAAATCTCTCCTTAATCACTTTACTTCATCGGCAGCCGAACGAAACTTGCCCAGCATCTTGTCAATGGCCGTCATATCGCCCTTGACCAGCGCTTTATTCTAAAATCTGCAATATTAAAACCAACAGAAacacaatttttcaagaattatTCTTACATCGGACACGAGTTTGTCGAATGTTGTCTCCTTTGTGCCCACTAAATAAAAGTCATCATCGGATATGGTGATTTCCGCATCCGCCGTGTCTGTTGTGCCATCGTAGAtgtttaaatctttaaaatcaAAGACTATAACAACATCAATTAATACCTGCCACAATTGCGGTCAGCGCACAAATAATTGTGTGTCTACACTCACCCACACTTTTAATTAGCTTGCCATCGGCGTCGGTGAAATTGAACTGGAATACACTTAAAACGGTGCGACGATCAGGATTAGAATCCttcaatttatttcttatcTTCTCGATAATGCACTCGCTCTTCATCGTTTCAGCAATTTAAATCCAACGTCTACGCCGCAATATTCACAAGTCACAACTGAGGCAGATTTAGCTCAATTTTAGATCAACGATTAGAAGCTTTTGCTGATGAAGCATGTATTTGGGTTTGTATATACTTATCTTCAAcgctatacatatttacgtgtTTCAATTGATACGGTAAATGGCCGACGTAAAGAGGAATTTGCACAAGGCTTAATTGAAATCAATTTACCTAATCATAGCGTGACCaattattattgctttgttgATGTGATCGACCAGGTTACAGTAATTCTAACCCAATacacataattttatttgattactGGTTTATTCATTTCATAGCAATTATATGAATATCTTAGAATTACAACTACATCTATGCTTATGgcttccataatttaagtagaCCGTCTTCACTGTAAGTGGCTAACAAATTTTGGTGTGGGTGATGAGCAAGACCAATGACGTCTTTTTCGTGAACCTGTTCAATATTTATCAATTAGTCATATTTACGTTTGGTGGGGAgcaatcaaaataaatactCACGTTCAATGTACGTTCCAACTTGCCAGATGTAACCGAGAAACAGTAGAGCACCTGATCTTCGCCAgcacaataaataaattcgccaCGCGGTGAAATAGTGGCTGAAATGAAGGCACCTCCTTCGCGTTTACCCGATGAAAAGGAACGAACAATTTGTCCCTGCATGTTCATAATA comes from the Bactrocera neohumeralis isolate Rockhampton chromosome 2, APGP_CSIRO_Bneo_wtdbg2-racon-allhic-juicebox.fasta_v2, whole genome shotgun sequence genome and includes:
- the LOC126767813 gene encoding uncharacterized protein LOC126767813 isoform X1; the protein is MKSECIIEKIRNKLKDSNPDRRTVLSVFQFNFTDADGKLIKSVVFDFKDLNIYDGTTDTADAEITISDDDFYLVGTKETTFDKLVSDNKALVKGDMTAIDKMLGKFRSAADEVK
- the LOC126767813 gene encoding uncharacterized protein LOC126767813 isoform X2 — protein: MKSECIIEKIRNKLKDSNPDRRTVLSVFQFNFTDADGKLIKSVDLNIYDGTTDTADAEITISDDDFYLVGTKETTFDKLVSDNKALVKGDMTAIDKMLGKFRSAADEVK